A single Choristoneura fumiferana chromosome 9, NRCan_CFum_1, whole genome shotgun sequence DNA region contains:
- the LOC141430920 gene encoding alpha-ketoglutarate-dependent dioxygenase alkB homolog 7, mitochondrial isoform X1 → MRALTFSVLRRCKARLWRPRSAVEGSAPAPRMLCTQPEPAVTAGVQSLVEVHPSWPEGEQAELRAAALRGMRVLPGFISEEEETALLAELEPVLKRMRYEFDHWDNAIQGYRETERSTWSVGNQAVLGRVRAAAFPEGGRDAELLPSAHVLDLAAAGHIRPHIDAVRFCGGVIAGLCLVSDAVMRLAHETHKHLALDALLQRRCLYIMSGVSRYEFTHAVLGGEDSVWRAQRVPRRRRVAVILRSRPPPQPQP, encoded by the exons ATGCGTGCCCTGACATTCAGCGTGCTGCGGCGATGCAAGGCGCGGCTGTGGCGGCCGCGGTCTGCTGTGGAGGgctccgcgcccgcgccgcggaTGCTTTGCACCCAGCCGGAGCCCGCCGTCACTGCAG GTGTGCAAAGCCTGGTTGAGGTGCATCCCTCTTGGCCAGAGGGGGAGCAGGCGGAACTGCGGGCGGCGGCATTGCGCGGTATGCGGGTGCTGCCGGGGTTCATCTCCGAAGAGGAGGAGACCGCGCTGCTAGCCGAGCTGGAGCCGGTGCTCAAACGCATGCGCTACGAGTTTGACCACTGGGACAAT GCGATCCAGGGCTACCGCGAGACAGAGAGGAGCACATGGTCAGTGGGCAACCAAGCTGTGCTGGGGCGCGTCCGGGCGGCCGCGTTCCCGGAGGGCGGGCGGGACGCGGAGCTGCTTCCGTCCGCACACGTGTTGGATCTCGCCGCCGCCGGACACATCCGCCCGCACATCGACGCCGTCCGG TTCTGCGGCGGCGTGATCGCGGGACTGTGCCTGGTGTCAGACGCCGTGATGCGGCTGGCTCATGAGACACACAAACACCTCGCGCTGGACGCGCTGCTGCAGCGCCGCTGTCTCTACATCATGAG CGGCGTGTCGCGCTACGAGTTCACGCACGCGGTGCTGGGCGGCGAGGACAGCGTGTGGCGCGCGCAGAGGgtcccgcgccgccgccgcgtcgCCGTCATCCTgcgcagccgcccgccgccccaGCCCCAGCCCTAG
- the LOC141430920 gene encoding alpha-ketoglutarate-dependent dioxygenase alkB homolog 7, mitochondrial isoform X2: MRVLPGFISEEEETALLAELEPVLKRMRYEFDHWDNAIQGYRETERSTWSVGNQAVLGRVRAAAFPEGGRDAELLPSAHVLDLAAAGHIRPHIDAVRFCGGVIAGLCLVSDAVMRLAHETHKHLALDALLQRRCLYIMSGVSRYEFTHAVLGGEDSVWRAQRVPRRRRVAVILRSRPPPQPQP, encoded by the exons ATGCGGGTGCTGCCGGGGTTCATCTCCGAAGAGGAGGAGACCGCGCTGCTAGCCGAGCTGGAGCCGGTGCTCAAACGCATGCGCTACGAGTTTGACCACTGGGACAAT GCGATCCAGGGCTACCGCGAGACAGAGAGGAGCACATGGTCAGTGGGCAACCAAGCTGTGCTGGGGCGCGTCCGGGCGGCCGCGTTCCCGGAGGGCGGGCGGGACGCGGAGCTGCTTCCGTCCGCACACGTGTTGGATCTCGCCGCCGCCGGACACATCCGCCCGCACATCGACGCCGTCCGG TTCTGCGGCGGCGTGATCGCGGGACTGTGCCTGGTGTCAGACGCCGTGATGCGGCTGGCTCATGAGACACACAAACACCTCGCGCTGGACGCGCTGCTGCAGCGCCGCTGTCTCTACATCATGAG CGGCGTGTCGCGCTACGAGTTCACGCACGCGGTGCTGGGCGGCGAGGACAGCGTGTGGCGCGCGCAGAGGgtcccgcgccgccgccgcgtcgCCGTCATCCTgcgcagccgcccgccgccccaGCCCCAGCCCTAG